Genomic DNA from Halobaculum sp. CBA1158:
CGTCCGCGTCGGCCGACGCGCGCTCGTCTTCCCGGTCGCCTCCGCGGTCGCTCCCGCGGTCGTCGCTCCGATCGGTGCGCGAGGAGCGGCTGTCGCGACGGTCGCGCTCGCGGGGCGCTCCCGGTTCCGTTCCCCTCTCCGCCTCCGGTCCGCTGTCGGCCGGGGCCGCGGTCCCGGCGTCCTCGGGGGCCAGCGACGGGATCGACCGCGTCTCGCGCCATTGCGCCTCCGCGGAGAAGGGGTCGCCGTTGGCGTCGGTTTCCTCAGGGGCGGCGGAAACGCCGTCCGCGCCGTCGCCGGCGCGGCCCGTCCCCACCTCTGACGCCGACGACGACGCGGCACCGACGCCCGAGTCGCCGGCGTCGTCGCCCGCGCGGTCTCCGGGGGTCGACGCGTCCTCGTCTGCGGCGCGTGGACCGCCGCGTTCGTCGGCGTCCTCCGGCGATTCGTCCGGGGGCGCGGCGGAGTCGGCGTCGGACGCCGATGTCGGCTCCGCGTCGGCGACGGTGCCGTCGACGGGATCGTCCTCCGCGTCGGCGACGGTGCCATCGACGGGATCGTCCTCCGCGACGGAGTCGGTCTCCGTCCTCGGGTCAGTCTCCGTCGTCGCTTCGGTCTCCGCCGGGGGAACGGAGTCGTCCCCGCCGCCGGAGCCGAAGGTGATACTGTCGTGTGAGGGACCGTCAGGCTCGCCCGCACCGCCGTCGTCGGACGCGCCGGTCCCGGCGGGACCGGCGTGTTCGTCGGGCGCATCGTCGGCCTCTCGACCAGCCGCGACGCCCGCCGCGCCGGCGGTCGACGAGGAGTCCCCGTCGGCGGCGGGACCCGGGTTCGGTTCGGGCTCCGGCTCCGGCAGCTCGACGACCTCGATATCGACGTCGACGACCTCGTAGATACCGACCTCGTCGTCGGCGGCCTCGAACGCCTCGTCGCCCGTCTTGATCTGCTTCTGTTCGCCGGTGCCGACGAACGCGCACGCCAGCCGACGGCCGCCGTAGTAGACCGCGTAGTAGTCGCCGGAGAGGACGTTCTCCGACAGCTCGACGTAGCCGGTGAAGCTCCCCGCGGAGAGCTTCGCGTCGGCCGCCGACAGCGCCGTGTCGTTCGTGTAGTAGCGCGCCTTCGTCTCGCCGCCGGTCTCCCGCATCGCGAACAGCAGCGGGAGCGACGGGTCGGGCGCGGCGTAGGCCGTGCCGTCGGCGTCCGCGAACGATTCGATCGAGCCGTCGAACACGCCGACGATCCGGCCGTTCAACACGAACAGCCACGCGCGCCCGTCGGTGACCGCGCCCGTGAACTCGCGCGATGCGAGCTCGCGGAGCCCGTCGATCCCCCCCGAGAGCGGCTCGGACTCCCACCCGGTCACCGTTTCGACTGTTTCGCCGTCCATCGGCGGTACATCGCTGCGTCCCACGCAAATACTTTCCGCCACGTCCGACGGTCGTCCGACGAGCGGCGCGTCGAGCGGCGGGAGGCCGCGACGGCGACCCGTCCGTCAGCCGACGAGCGCGTACACGAACAGGAACCCGAAGTACAACAGCACGAGCAGACCCAGCGAGAGGATCCGGAACCGACGGAGGTCGGCGGTCTCCTCCTCGCGGGCGGCCTCGAACGCCGCCCGCTCGTCGGCTGTGAGGTCGGCGTGGTCCACCCCGAGGTGGAGGTCCCGCTGCCGCCGACCGGCGAACGGCCGGCCGCACCGCGGGCAGGCGATCGCCTCGGCGTCCGGCGGCACGTCGTATCGGTCCGCGTCGCCGCCGCGGTCTCCGTCGCCGCCGCGATCTCCGTCGCGGTCGGCGGTGGCGACGCGGTTGTCATCGGAGTCACGGCCGGGGGTGCCGTCGCGGGTCATACGAACGGCGGCGCACCTCCGGGGCGGGAGACGATCCACAGGCTGATCATCGTGTACGCCACCATGGCGACGGTGACGCCGTACTGGCTCCGGACCGCCTGGAGTCGGTCGGGAAACAGCTCGTAGGCGGTCGCGTGGGCGACCCAGACGGCCAGCAGATGGCCGCCCAGCACGGCGGCGACGCCGACCCCGCCGACCCAGTCGGGGACGATCAGCCGCACCGGGGCGTCGGGCGGGGCGAGCGGCGACGCGAGCACGACCGCGAGCGTCGGCGCGAGCGTCAGCGCCGTCGTGAGGTTGTGCGCGAGGTGGTACCCGGCGGCGATGGCCAACAGCGACGGCGCGAACCGTCGCGCGAGCGTTCCGGGCGCGAGGTACGTCCCCGCCGTGCGACGCGCGGCGGCCGCGGCGGCGAGATACAGTCCGAGGAAGCCGAGGTAGCCCGCGACCATCGCCAGCAGGTACACCGCGGGTGCCGGCACGCCGAACTCGACGACCGGGCGGGCGATATCGGCCCACAGCGTCGTCCCGACGAAGCCGTCGTAGGTGGTGACGAACACCACAGCGACGACGAACCCCACGTCGTCTCGACCCCCGACCGGGTCGGCGTCGGTGAGTCCCATCCCCGGCAGTCGCAGTCGGAGGCCGTCGTCGGTCCGCGCTACCGGCGCGACGCGTCCGTACGCCGCCAGCAGCTTCGAGACGGGGTCGGCGTTGGCGAACCAGTCGTCGACGCCGACGACGGCGCTGCCGAGGACCGACACCGCGAGGTAGCCGACGACGAGCAGGGTGAGGGGCCGGGGATCGTCCGCCAGCGGCGTCACGACCTCCAGGTACACCAGCGCGAGCAGCCCCGCGACCGCGGGCCACGACCCCAGTCGTTCGGGGTACGTGCGGTCGAACGAGGGGACCGCGCCGGCGACCGTCCGGAACGGGTCGACGGCGGGCCAGCCGTCGCCGACGAGGTACGCCGACAGCACGAACAGCCCCCACCAGCCGACCCACACGATCAGCACGGCGGCGTTACGGAGGGGGTCCGAGGGCCCGAACAGGCCCGCGACGACGGTGACCGCCAGCGCGACGACGCCGACGGCGCGAGCGAGGAGCCGCGCGAGCCGTCCCGGGGCCGGGACCGCCCGGCCCCACCCGTCGATGCGGGCGATGTACGCCCGGTCGGTGACGGCCGACGCGAGCAGGAACGACGCCCCGACGACCGCGCCCCCGGTGGCGAGAAACAGCCACGTCGGGACCGTGACGGCGGCGCTCGCGCCCCGAACGCCGCCAGCGTGGGCGGCCGCGCGGGCGACGAGCGCGACCGACGCGACGGCGGCGACGACGGACGCGAGGAGGACGCGCCGCACGCGACCGCGTGGGCGGGAGGACCGATCCATCACTCGCGGTTGGGCGAGGCCACCCGAGTAGCTTCCGGAACGGAACCGCCGACCGCGACGGAGTCAGTCGCACCGGGCGTCGTCGCGCTCGGCGGTTCCGGGGGAGTCGAGCGCGTCGGCCGCGTCGTCGACGGCCCCGTCGCCGGCGACGACCTCCCGGAGGACGGTCCGGTGACACCGGCGCTTGTCGGTGTTCTCGACGCACACCAGCGCCACGTCGTCGCCGTCGGCCAGCGCCGACCTGAGGTCCGCGACGGCGGCCCGGGCGTCAGCGTCGCCCGCGAGGTACGCGCGGTAGCGGTCGTCGACGCCGACGCGGTCCCAGGCCGCGTTGTGCGCCCCGGCGGCACACAGCCCGTCGATGCGGAACGACTCGGCGGCGTCGGCGTGATCGGCGAGAAGTTCGGCCGGCGGCGCGAGCGCCGGACGACGCTCGTCGACGACCCCGCGGACGCCGCTCGCTCCGGGCGGGGCGACCCCGACGAGCCGCGTTCCCTCGGGCAGATCGGCTCGACCGCGGGTCAGCGCGTCGGCGTGCACGTCGAACAGCGGCACGTGTCCTCCTGGGCGAGCGGCGAGCAAAAGCGCGTCGCCGGGGCGGCGGCGTCGAGGAGGGGGT
This window encodes:
- a CDS encoding DUF488 family protein; this translates as MPLFDVHADALTRGRADLPEGTRLVGVAPPGASGVRGVVDERRPALAPPAELLADHADAAESFRIDGLCAAGAHNAAWDRVGVDDRYRAYLAGDADARAAVADLRSALADGDDVALVCVENTDKRRCHRTVLREVVAGDGAVDDAADALDSPGTAERDDARCD